In Bacillus methanolicus, the following proteins share a genomic window:
- a CDS encoding HNH endonuclease family protein — MQDKEDLDEFVKFLFNKALLIYVSTDNTEDAFRMFTILNDRGIPLTSADILKSMNIGHLSNEKEIKKYAKYWEEIEGRFGEGFDRFLNFVRTIIVKEKARSNLLDEFEEKIYKLGKLKKGHDTLEFIKQYEEVYQNVIELEDTELSNQFKNLITIMKIGLRSEDWIPPLMFYYAKFKHHKLDEFLRKLEFKFVGDWVVGVNPTPRLEAMNAILKALEKANNPEELFANKDIFAIDIDEFKRNISGNIYKKQYAKYLLLKIEYLKSDNTVHLSGYKNISVEHILPQNPDPNSKWAKDFTEEEHKYWVDKIANLVLINKRKNSSLSNLDFIEKKKRYLSGRIDVFHANKVFIDQKNEWTPKVLQEREDEIVQMLIKN, encoded by the coding sequence TTGCAGGATAAAGAAGATTTAGATGAGTTTGTCAAATTTTTATTTAACAAGGCATTACTTATCTATGTTTCCACAGATAATACTGAGGATGCATTCCGAATGTTTACAATTTTAAACGATCGAGGTATTCCATTAACAAGTGCTGACATTTTAAAATCAATGAATATTGGCCATTTGAGTAACGAAAAAGAAATTAAAAAGTATGCAAAATATTGGGAGGAAATCGAAGGGCGATTCGGGGAAGGGTTCGATCGCTTTTTAAACTTTGTCAGAACAATCATTGTTAAGGAAAAAGCAAGATCAAACTTACTGGATGAATTTGAAGAAAAAATTTATAAACTAGGTAAGCTAAAAAAGGGGCATGATACACTTGAGTTTATAAAACAATATGAAGAAGTGTATCAAAATGTCATAGAGTTGGAAGATACCGAGTTAAGCAATCAATTTAAAAACCTTATTACCATTATGAAAATTGGCCTTCGTTCAGAAGATTGGATTCCGCCGTTAATGTTTTATTATGCTAAATTCAAACACCACAAATTAGATGAGTTTTTAAGAAAATTGGAATTTAAATTTGTCGGCGATTGGGTTGTAGGGGTCAATCCGACTCCCCGTCTGGAAGCAATGAATGCAATACTAAAGGCCTTAGAAAAAGCAAATAATCCGGAGGAATTATTTGCGAATAAGGATATATTTGCTATTGATATAGATGAATTTAAAAGAAATATTAGCGGCAATATTTATAAAAAGCAATATGCAAAATACCTTTTATTGAAAATCGAATACTTAAAGAGTGATAATACCGTTCATTTATCTGGTTATAAGAATATAAGTGTAGAACATATACTACCTCAAAATCCTGACCCAAATAGTAAATGGGCAAAGGATTTCACGGAAGAAGAACATAAATATTGGGTAGATAAAATAGCCAATCTCGTCCTAATTAATAAGAGAAAAAATAGCTCTTTAAGCAATTTGGATTTTATTGAGAAAAAGAAGCGTTATTTAAGTGGACGTATTGATGTATTTCATGCAAATAAAGTATTTATAGACCAGAAAAATGAGTGGACCCCTAAAGTGCTTCAAGAAAGAGAAGATGAGATTGTTCAGATGTTAATCAAAAACTAG
- the istB gene encoding IS21-like element helper ATPase IstB, translated as MNSLSKSQELLKALRLKETAHYLPTLVKEAETNDSSYLTFLNCILEYEQKRREEKQLEKRLKWANFPFQRTIDEFNLEEQQSLSRKQLNQLKELTWIEQLYNIIFLGPPGVGKTHLAVGLGFVAINQGYKVMFITMGELIHTLKTEEISRKSQTKIKRIRSADLIIIDDLMFMAMDQHEANLFFHLINDLYNKSSIILTSNKAPKEWGELLGDPAITTAILDRILHKAEIIHLNEDSYRMKHRSSIFN; from the coding sequence ATGAACTCATTATCAAAATCACAAGAGCTTTTAAAAGCTCTTCGTTTGAAGGAAACGGCTCATTATTTGCCAACTTTAGTTAAAGAAGCCGAAACGAACGATTCCTCATATCTCACTTTTCTTAATTGCATTTTAGAATACGAGCAAAAAAGAAGGGAAGAAAAGCAGTTAGAAAAGCGACTAAAGTGGGCAAATTTTCCGTTTCAAAGAACAATAGATGAATTTAATTTAGAGGAGCAACAATCATTAAGCAGGAAGCAATTGAATCAACTTAAGGAATTAACATGGATTGAACAATTGTATAACATCATTTTCCTTGGACCGCCAGGTGTCGGAAAGACCCACTTGGCGGTGGGTTTAGGATTTGTAGCTATAAATCAAGGCTATAAAGTGATGTTTATTACAATGGGAGAGCTGATACATACATTGAAAACAGAAGAAATTTCACGTAAATCTCAAACAAAAATAAAAAGAATCCGAAGTGCAGATTTGATTATTATAGATGATCTTATGTTTATGGCCATGGACCAACATGAAGCTAACTTATTCTTCCACCTAATTAACGATTTATATAATAAGTCGTCTATTATACTAACATCTAATAAAGCGCCAAAGGAATGGGGGGAATTATTAGGTGATCCAGCGATTACCACTGCCATCTTAGATAGAATTCTTCATAAAGCTGAAATTATTCACCTAAATGAAGATAGTTATAGAATGAAACATAGATCCTCTATATTTAATTAA
- the istA gene encoding IS21 family transposase, whose amino-acid sequence MDKFEVYVEIRQLLELGFSKAKVAKKLGISRPTLYRYLNQNPKEMVEWIDSTNTRSKKLDPYKSQILTWLNEHPDMSAAQVEDWLKERYSSLEVSEGTVRSYVRELRIHYGITKETLPRSYEAVPEVEMGEQVQVDFGETHQYTRGKKKVKLYFIAFVLSHSRYKYMEWLDRPFTTRDVIRCHENAFQWFGGIPREIVYDQDSLILVSENGGDLILTKEFESYRQERKLKLRVCRKADPESKGKIENVVGYIKHNFAKHREFTNIDEWNEAGWEWLNRTGNYKIHNTTKKRPVEVFQKEKQYLRPVLNKLSNLNPYSSITRAVRKDNTIRYQSNRYSVPLGTYNKQKEVYITESDGYLFIYEKADGPLIAKHKIFPGKGQLIQDRQHTRDRTKGIDAYIETVSRYFTNSELAKSYLQEIRKKKPRYIRDQLQIILKQIRLIKQSVVDKALEECMNKKLYTATDFTDMAQYLQQQKQINSSSKDKEQVVIPVVERKNQINQINTQKRDVNKYISVLEGQK is encoded by the coding sequence GTGGACAAGTTTGAAGTGTATGTAGAGATACGACAATTATTGGAATTGGGGTTCAGTAAGGCTAAAGTGGCTAAGAAGTTAGGAATCTCCAGGCCCACACTGTACCGGTATCTTAATCAAAACCCTAAGGAGATGGTTGAATGGATTGACTCTACTAATACAAGATCTAAAAAGTTAGATCCTTATAAAAGCCAAATATTAACTTGGCTTAATGAGCATCCTGACATGTCAGCTGCCCAAGTGGAAGATTGGTTAAAGGAAAGATATTCAAGTTTGGAAGTTTCCGAAGGTACCGTTAGGTCCTATGTTCGTGAACTGAGGATTCATTACGGAATTACAAAGGAAACACTCCCCAGATCTTATGAAGCTGTTCCAGAAGTAGAAATGGGAGAACAAGTCCAAGTTGATTTTGGGGAGACTCATCAATATACGCGAGGGAAGAAAAAAGTAAAACTATATTTTATAGCGTTTGTACTTTCCCATTCACGATATAAATATATGGAATGGTTAGATCGACCTTTTACTACTCGTGATGTCATACGTTGTCACGAAAATGCATTTCAATGGTTTGGGGGCATCCCTCGTGAAATTGTTTATGACCAGGATTCATTAATACTTGTTAGTGAAAATGGTGGAGATCTCATATTAACAAAGGAGTTTGAATCCTATCGACAAGAAAGAAAATTAAAATTGAGAGTTTGCCGTAAAGCTGATCCGGAAAGCAAAGGGAAAATTGAAAATGTTGTAGGATATATCAAACATAACTTTGCTAAACATCGGGAATTCACAAATATTGATGAATGGAATGAGGCGGGCTGGGAATGGCTGAACCGCACTGGTAATTATAAAATACACAATACAACGAAAAAAAGACCAGTCGAAGTATTTCAGAAAGAAAAGCAATACTTAAGACCAGTCCTCAACAAATTATCTAACTTAAATCCTTACTCCAGTATAACAAGGGCTGTTCGTAAAGACAACACTATACGATATCAATCAAATCGTTATTCAGTCCCTCTTGGGACATATAACAAACAAAAAGAAGTTTATATAACTGAATCTGATGGATACTTGTTTATTTATGAAAAAGCAGACGGTCCTTTGATAGCTAAACATAAAATATTCCCTGGCAAAGGACAATTAATCCAAGATCGTCAGCATACACGAGACCGAACAAAAGGTATTGATGCTTATATTGAAACGGTCTCACGTTATTTCACAAATTCTGAACTTGCCAAATCCTATTTACAAGAAATTCGAAAAAAGAAACCTCGTTATATACGGGACCAATTACAAATTATTTTGAAGCAAATCCGATTAATAAAGCAGTCCGTAGTGGATAAAGCTTTGGAGGAATGCATGAATAAAAAGCTTTATACAGCAACCGACTTTACCGATATGGCTCAGTACCTTCAACAACAAAAACAAATAAACAGCAGCAGTAAGGATAAGGAACAAGTGGTAATACCAGTTGTGGAACGTAAAAATCAAATCAACCAAATCAATACGCAAAAACGTGATGTGAATAAATACATATCTGTATTGGAGGGGCAAAAATGA
- a CDS encoding recombinase family protein, with translation MSSWLIGGNYFTVTAQQDIQKQNLLTEAYINNNHIEKEKVIWLKDEDVSANKLAMEDRPNLQKLQFLIQHKKVKTIIDYRRDRLARNFYEYVALVKEFYKYGIKVIFTSTKQPPFSPKLSIESLYGIFSQVEGQNISGRRTDTMKQFPSAIFGYHRVGKRKDVKYIPNPKVVNDLKSFFYEVM, from the coding sequence GTGTCATCTTGGTTAATAGGTGGGAACTATTTTACGGTTACGGCCCAACAAGACATACAAAAACAAAATCTGCTTACTGAAGCTTATATCAATAACAATCATATTGAAAAAGAAAAAGTAATTTGGTTAAAAGATGAGGACGTTTCCGCCAATAAATTAGCAATGGAGGATCGCCCCAATTTGCAAAAATTACAATTTCTTATACAGCATAAAAAGGTCAAGACCATCATTGATTATAGGCGAGACCGTTTAGCCCGAAACTTTTATGAATACGTTGCACTAGTTAAAGAGTTTTATAAATACGGAATTAAAGTGATTTTTACATCAACAAAGCAACCGCCATTTTCTCCAAAACTTTCGATTGAATCATTATATGGGATATTTTCACAAGTTGAGGGGCAAAACATATCCGGCAGAAGAACGGATACGATGAAGCAGTTTCCTTCTGCTATTTTTGGATATCATCGAGTCGGGAAAAGAAAAGACGTAAAATATATACCGAATCCAAAGGTTGTTAATGACCTTAAATCATTTTTCTATGAAGTGATGTAA
- a CDS encoding IS110 family transposase produces MNYTQNRKISQITPSTLIIGIDIAKDKHVARAQDDRGIEFGKRLIFENRIHGFQMLLDWVNRHQKENDKNHVIFGVEPTGPYWLNLAYFLTAKGYDFVLVNPMHVKKSKELDDNSPTKNDTKDARVIAQLIKDGRYSVPNLLDGIYAELREGVKIRDQLTQQLAITEGRIQNLIQRYFPEFFDVFGDWEGKAALCTLKLFPFPSQIKEMTPEEILSKWKPFVQRGVGMKRATKLVETAKKSIGIQIGIQFAKREMEYLIDQYELYQTQLEELDQELEALVETIPGAKQMMNISGLGVTTVALFFAEVGDLTKYSHPQQLVNLAGLSLREHSSGKFKGQTRITKRGRSRLRKALYLAIRPLVAHNPTFKALHQYYTKRSERPLKKQQSLIALCCKLLRVLFVIGQKQCEFDGSKLLQGLPQITLQVA; encoded by the coding sequence ATGAATTATACTCAAAATCGAAAAATCTCGCAAATCACACCATCAACATTAATAATCGGCATTGATATTGCCAAAGACAAACACGTGGCACGGGCACAAGACGATCGAGGAATTGAATTTGGAAAACGCTTGATCTTTGAAAATCGCATACATGGTTTCCAAATGCTTTTAGATTGGGTGAATCGACACCAAAAAGAAAATGATAAGAACCATGTGATTTTTGGGGTTGAACCAACCGGGCCCTACTGGTTAAATCTCGCTTATTTCCTTACCGCAAAGGGCTATGACTTTGTGCTAGTCAATCCGATGCATGTAAAGAAAAGCAAAGAGCTTGATGACAACTCTCCAACAAAAAACGATACAAAAGACGCCAGAGTGATTGCACAGCTGATTAAAGACGGCCGATACTCCGTACCAAATCTCTTAGACGGCATTTACGCGGAACTAAGAGAAGGCGTCAAAATAAGAGATCAGCTCACTCAACAGCTTGCCATCACAGAAGGACGTATTCAAAATTTGATTCAACGTTATTTTCCGGAGTTTTTCGATGTTTTCGGGGATTGGGAAGGAAAAGCAGCTCTTTGCACGCTAAAACTGTTTCCATTTCCTTCTCAAATTAAAGAAATGACACCTGAAGAGATTCTCTCAAAGTGGAAGCCATTTGTACAACGAGGAGTTGGAATGAAGCGAGCAACGAAACTAGTGGAAACGGCCAAAAAGAGCATTGGAATTCAAATCGGGATTCAGTTTGCCAAACGTGAAATGGAATATCTGATTGACCAATATGAGCTTTATCAAACGCAGTTGGAAGAGTTGGATCAGGAGCTAGAAGCTCTTGTAGAAACGATCCCAGGTGCTAAGCAAATGATGAATATTTCTGGGTTAGGTGTTACAACAGTCGCTCTATTCTTCGCTGAAGTGGGTGATCTCACAAAGTACAGTCACCCTCAGCAATTAGTTAATCTGGCAGGCCTTTCATTACGTGAGCATAGTTCTGGAAAATTTAAAGGACAAACCAGAATAACGAAACGGGGACGAAGCAGGCTGCGTAAAGCTCTGTACCTAGCGATTCGGCCACTCGTTGCCCATAATCCAACTTTTAAAGCTTTACATCAATACTATACAAAACGATCTGAAAGGCCTTTAAAAAAGCAACAGTCTCTCATCGCTTTGTGTTGTAAGCTATTACGTGTCTTATTTGTCATTGGTCAAAAACAGTGTGAATTTGATGGTTCAAAATTATTGCAAGGCTTGCCTCAAATTACATTACAAGTTGCTTAA
- the tnpA gene encoding IS66 family insertion sequence element accessory protein TnpA has product MSRAELRKEWELRITEFRASGQTQSKWCADNNVKLHQLKYWLKKIENTNRISTPSTNWVSITMDEQYAESKDTSLSLQIKIGQASIEVKPGFDPSFLAEVVRALRSLC; this is encoded by the coding sequence ATGTCTCGAGCAGAATTGCGAAAAGAATGGGAACTTCGGATTACTGAGTTTAGGGCAAGTGGACAGACCCAATCCAAATGGTGTGCTGACAATAATGTGAAGCTCCATCAATTAAAATATTGGCTTAAGAAAATTGAAAACACAAATCGGATCTCTACACCATCAACTAATTGGGTCTCAATCACAATGGATGAACAATATGCCGAATCAAAAGACACTTCATTATCCTTACAGATTAAAATAGGTCAAGCATCCATAGAGGTTAAACCAGGTTTCGACCCATCTTTCCTTGCGGAAGTCGTCAGGGCGTTAAGATCGCTATGTTAA
- the tnpB gene encoding IS66 family insertion sequence element accessory protein TnpB (TnpB, as the term is used for proteins encoded by IS66 family insertion elements, is considered an accessory protein, since TnpC, encoded by a neighboring gene, is a DDE family transposase.) has protein sequence MLNETMIVNVYLARGSTDLRKSIDGLAALVTEGFDLDPFSPSYFVFCNRNRDKLKILHWEHNGFWLYYRRLERGNFQWPTEESDVPLKLSRRQFRWLLDGLPLEQRQAHPEVTARTVI, from the coding sequence ATGTTAAACGAAACAATGATCGTGAATGTTTACCTCGCCCGAGGGAGTACAGATTTGCGCAAATCCATTGATGGATTGGCTGCGTTGGTGACAGAAGGGTTTGATCTAGACCCCTTTTCGCCTAGCTACTTTGTCTTTTGTAATCGTAATCGGGATAAACTGAAAATCCTTCATTGGGAGCACAATGGCTTTTGGCTCTATTATAGACGTTTAGAGCGCGGAAATTTTCAATGGCCAACGGAAGAAAGTGATGTACCGCTAAAATTAAGCCGCCGCCAGTTCCGTTGGTTACTTGATGGACTTCCACTTGAACAGCGCCAGGCTCATCCTGAAGTTACCGCGAGGACAGTCATATAA
- the tnpC gene encoding IS66 family transposase, with protein MKKTTKTPTQPTENLQKRCESLEKQVAELTVKLKWYEEQFRLSQKRRFGSSSEKTHSDQLELSLFNEAEVEAASNLEEPASETITYRRRKKRGQRETMLEDLPTETVEYRLSAEDQVCSCCGGSLHEMSTEVRQEIKVIPAEVKVVKHVRYVYACRRCEREEIHTPIVTASMPAPVYPGSLASPSSMAYVMSQKYVEGLPLYRQEKQFERFGFTLSRQTMANWMIYGADQWLRLIYDRMKDHLLKQEILHADETTLQVLHEPGRKATSTSYMWLYRTGREGPPITLYNYQQTRGKEQPRKFLNGFKGYLHVDGYSGYQGMPHVTLVGCWAHARRKFDEALKVLPASKQSASVAAKEGLNFCNQLFAIERDLKDSTPEERHKSRLERSRPVLDAFSAWLKTQRSKVLPKSALGQAIQYCLNQWDKLVGFLKDGRLEIDNNRSERSIKPFVIGRKNWLFANTTRGAQASATIYSIIETAKENDLNPFTYLTYLFEKLPNMDTQDKEALDQLMPWSSTIPLVCRVFKKNT; from the coding sequence ATGAAAAAGACAACGAAAACACCCACCCAACCAACTGAAAATCTTCAAAAACGATGTGAATCCCTTGAAAAGCAAGTCGCTGAACTGACTGTAAAACTAAAATGGTATGAGGAACAGTTTCGCCTCAGCCAAAAAAGACGATTCGGCTCTTCAAGTGAAAAAACACATTCCGATCAACTAGAGCTTTCGCTCTTTAATGAAGCAGAGGTAGAAGCAGCCTCCAATTTAGAGGAGCCTGCTTCAGAAACCATTACCTACCGTCGTCGTAAAAAACGTGGTCAACGTGAAACGATGCTAGAAGACCTGCCTACGGAAACGGTTGAATACCGCCTTTCCGCAGAAGATCAGGTCTGTTCGTGCTGCGGTGGATCTTTACATGAAATGAGCACGGAAGTGCGTCAAGAAATCAAAGTCATTCCAGCTGAAGTAAAAGTGGTTAAGCATGTCCGTTATGTCTACGCCTGTCGCCGTTGTGAACGTGAGGAGATCCATACACCGATTGTCACAGCGTCTATGCCGGCACCTGTCTATCCGGGCAGTTTAGCTTCTCCTTCAAGTATGGCGTATGTGATGAGTCAAAAATATGTGGAAGGGCTGCCTCTTTATCGCCAGGAAAAGCAGTTTGAGCGATTTGGGTTTACATTATCCCGGCAGACGATGGCGAACTGGATGATCTATGGCGCAGATCAGTGGTTACGTTTAATTTATGATCGGATGAAGGATCATTTACTTAAACAGGAGATTCTCCATGCGGATGAAACCACTTTGCAGGTGCTCCATGAACCAGGTCGAAAGGCAACATCCACTTCTTATATGTGGCTTTATCGCACTGGAAGAGAAGGTCCGCCGATTACTCTTTATAATTACCAACAGACACGGGGAAAGGAACAACCTCGCAAGTTTCTGAATGGTTTCAAGGGCTACCTTCATGTGGATGGCTACTCTGGTTATCAAGGGATGCCTCATGTAACCCTAGTAGGTTGCTGGGCGCATGCAAGGCGTAAGTTTGATGAGGCCTTAAAGGTTTTGCCGGCTTCAAAACAATCCGCTTCGGTAGCTGCCAAGGAAGGGCTCAATTTCTGTAACCAACTTTTTGCGATTGAGCGCGACTTAAAGGATTCAACTCCTGAAGAACGCCATAAAAGTCGTTTGGAACGCAGCCGGCCAGTGTTGGATGCTTTTTCAGCATGGCTAAAAACGCAAAGGTCAAAAGTCCTCCCAAAAAGCGCCCTTGGCCAGGCAATCCAATATTGCCTGAACCAATGGGATAAATTAGTGGGCTTTTTAAAAGATGGTCGGTTAGAAATCGATAATAACCGTAGCGAACGTTCAATCAAACCATTTGTAATTGGCCGCAAAAATTGGTTGTTTGCCAACACCACACGGGGCGCTCAAGCCAGTGCAACGATTTACAGTATTATTGAGACAGCTAAAGAGAATGACTTAAATCCATTTACCTATCTCACCTATCTTTTTGAGAAACTACCAAACATGGATACCCAAGATAAAGAGGCCTTGGATCAATTAATGCCTTGGTCATCAACGATCCCATTAGTTTGTCGAGTGTTTAAAAAGAATACTTAA
- the tnpC gene encoding IS66 family transposase, with amino-acid sequence MMKNLKNPTQNPFELIEKLQQQIVELTAKLQWYEEQYRLSQKRKFGSSSEKTNPNQLELPLFNEAEVESNVKAEEPTVETITYRRKKKRGQRQATFENLPMETIEYRLPEEEQVCSCCGEKTHEMSTEVRQELVIIPAQVKVLKHVRYVYGCRHCERNEIETPIVTAPAPKSVYPKSLASPSSMAYIMNQKYVEGLPLYRQEQQFKRLGVILSRQTMANWMLYGAEKWLAPIYQRMKEHLLSKDILHADETTVQVLHEPGRSSTSKSYMWLYRTGREDPPLVLYDYQETRAGEHAKEFLKGFKGYLHVDGYAGYHKVSGVTLVGCWAHARRKFDEALNVLPESKRHSAVTAREGLNFCNQLFAIERDLKECTPEERYKKRLKHSQPLLEAFSAWLKTEKSNVLPKSLLGQAITYCLNQWEKLVAFLEDGRLEIDNNRSERSIKPFVIGRKNWIFSNTPKGAKASSIIYSIVETAKENKLNPFYYLRYLFERLPNMDISNMDELDQLLPWSKTIPLNCRVFNNLSQ; translated from the coding sequence ATGATGAAAAATTTAAAGAATCCTACCCAAAACCCATTTGAATTAATTGAAAAACTTCAACAGCAAATCGTTGAATTGACGGCGAAATTACAATGGTATGAAGAACAGTATCGTCTTAGTCAAAAACGAAAATTTGGCTCTTCAAGCGAAAAAACAAATCCTAATCAATTAGAACTACCTTTATTCAATGAAGCAGAGGTAGAGTCTAATGTAAAAGCCGAAGAGCCAACTGTTGAAACAATTACATATCGTCGTAAAAAGAAACGTGGTCAACGTCAAGCTACGTTTGAAAACCTGCCTATGGAAACGATTGAATATCGTTTACCCGAAGAAGAGCAGGTCTGTTCGTGTTGCGGTGAAAAAACACACGAAATGAGCACAGAAGTACGACAAGAATTAGTGATTATTCCGGCTCAAGTCAAAGTTTTAAAACACGTTCGATATGTCTATGGATGCCGTCATTGTGAGCGTAATGAAATAGAGACACCAATCGTTACAGCACCTGCCCCAAAATCTGTGTATCCAAAAAGTTTAGCTTCACCGTCAAGCATGGCATATATTATGAATCAAAAATATGTAGAGGGGCTACCTCTATATCGCCAAGAACAACAGTTCAAACGATTAGGTGTGATCTTATCCAGGCAAACCATGGCCAATTGGATGCTTTATGGTGCCGAAAAATGGCTTGCGCCAATTTATCAACGAATGAAAGAGCATCTCCTCTCTAAAGACATTCTACATGCGGATGAAACAACTGTTCAGGTTTTACATGAACCTGGAAGGTCAAGTACATCGAAATCTTACATGTGGCTTTATCGGACTGGAAGAGAGGATCCACCACTTGTCCTTTATGACTATCAGGAAACTAGAGCAGGAGAACATGCCAAAGAATTCCTAAAAGGGTTTAAAGGATACCTGCATGTCGATGGATATGCAGGATACCATAAGGTATCCGGCGTAACATTAGTTGGATGTTGGGCTCATGCCCGCAGAAAGTTCGATGAGGCTTTAAACGTACTTCCTGAATCCAAACGTCATTCAGCAGTCACAGCTCGGGAAGGACTCAATTTCTGTAATCAGCTATTTGCCATCGAGCGTGATTTGAAAGAATGTACACCAGAAGAACGATATAAAAAACGACTTAAACACAGCCAACCATTGTTGGAGGCTTTTTCAGCATGGCTAAAAACAGAGAAAAGCAATGTTTTACCAAAGAGTCTATTAGGTCAAGCCATTACATACTGCCTCAACCAATGGGAAAAACTCGTGGCATTTTTAGAGGATGGACGTTTAGAAATCGATAATAATCGAAGTGAACGATCCATTAAACCATTTGTGATCGGAAGGAAGAACTGGATTTTTAGCAATACTCCGAAAGGAGCTAAGGCCAGCTCAATCATTTACAGTATTGTGGAGACAGCAAAAGAGAATAAATTAAATCCATTTTATTATCTTCGCTACTTATTTGAAAGGCTTCCCAATATGGATATAAGCAATATGGATGAGCTTGATCAACTACTTCCTTGGTCCAAAACAATTCCTTTGAATTGTCGGGTTTTTAATAACTTATCACAATAA
- the tnpB gene encoding IS66 family insertion sequence element accessory protein TnpB (TnpB, as the term is used for proteins encoded by IS66 family insertion elements, is considered an accessory protein, since TnpC, encoded by a neighboring gene, is a DDE family transposase.), with translation MLVGTRAERVYLAKGSTDLRKSIDGLAALVKEGFDLDPFSSSYFVFCNRKRDKLKILHWDYNGFWLYYRRLEKGKFQWPNENDTGTIQISYRQLRWLLDGLAMKQKKAHPEVKARTVI, from the coding sequence ATGTTAGTTGGTACAAGAGCTGAACGAGTTTACTTGGCAAAAGGAAGTACTGATTTGAGAAAATCCATTGATGGATTAGCTGCTTTGGTGAAAGAGGGATTTGATTTAGATCCCTTTTCATCAAGCTATTTTGTGTTCTGTAATCGAAAGCGAGATAAATTAAAAATTCTTCACTGGGACTATAATGGTTTTTGGCTTTATTATCGTCGATTGGAAAAAGGAAAATTTCAATGGCCAAATGAAAATGACACTGGAACGATACAAATTAGTTATCGGCAATTACGCTGGTTATTGGATGGTCTTGCAATGAAGCAAAAGAAAGCACACCCAGAAGTAAAGGCTAGAACAGTTATATGA
- the tnpA gene encoding IS66 family insertion sequence element accessory protein TnpA — MPKNPELRKVWEQRIADYRKSGQTQVNWCKENQWSIHQFKYWLRKIENPIKNQGKSTKWASVTLEDHSQTVENSLRIEISGISIEVKPGFDPAFLSEVVRTLKSTC, encoded by the coding sequence ATGCCTAAGAATCCTGAATTACGAAAGGTTTGGGAACAACGAATCGCTGACTATCGTAAAAGCGGTCAAACTCAAGTAAACTGGTGCAAGGAAAATCAATGGAGTATTCACCAGTTTAAATACTGGTTAAGAAAAATTGAAAATCCAATAAAAAATCAAGGAAAGTCTACAAAATGGGCATCCGTTACCCTAGAAGATCATTCACAAACAGTTGAAAATTCATTACGGATTGAAATTAGTGGGATTTCAATTGAAGTAAAACCTGGTTTCGATCCGGCCTTTCTTTCAGAAGTGGTTAGGACGTTGAAATCAACATGTTAG